TAGCGATTTTATACTCTTTTCAACTCAAATAACTTTTCATACTGCGTAATGCGCCCTTTTCCAATCTGCTGACCTGGGCCTGTGAGATACCAATTTCTTCGGCAACCTCCATTTGTGTTTTTCCCTCAAAAAAACGTAGGTTTACAATATACTTTTCTCTTTCATTTAATCTGTTCATGGCATCCTGAAGAGCGATATCCTCCACCCAGTTCTCCTCTTTATTTTTTTTGTCACTGATTTGATCCATGACATATAAAGTGTCTCCTCCTTCGGTATAGACAGGATCATAGAGACTCATCGGGTTTTGAATTGCATCCAGTGCATAGACAATCTCTTCTTTCTCCATCCCAATCTCCTCGGCAATTTCCATAATTGTCGGCTCCCTGAGATTTTTCTTCATATATACTTCACGTGCGTAGATTGCTTTATATGCTGTGTCACGTAGGGATCTGGAAACGCGGATAGCATTATTATCCCTGAGATAGCGGCGTATTTCTCCGATAATCATCGGCACCGCATAGGTAGAGAATTTTACATTCAATGATGTATTAAAATTATCAATTGCTTTAATCAACCCGATACAGCCAATCTGAAAGAGATCATCGGCATTCTCATTGCTGCTGGAAAAGCGCTTG
The window above is part of the Novisyntrophococcus fermenticellae genome. Proteins encoded here:
- the sigG gene encoding RNA polymerase sporulation sigma factor SigG, which gives rise to MALNKVEICGVNTAKLPILTNEEKENLLLKVKDGDEEARERYIKGNLRLVLSVIKRFSSSNENADDLFQIGCIGLIKAIDNFNTSLNVKFSTYAVPMIIGEIRRYLRDNNAIRVSRSLRDTAYKAIYAREVYMKKNLREPTIMEIAEEIGMEKEEIVYALDAIQNPMSLYDPVYTEGGDTLYVMDQISDKKNKEENWVEDIALQDAMNRLNEREKYIVNLRFFEGKTQMEVAEEIGISQAQVSRLEKGALRSMKSYLS